The following coding sequences lie in one Silene latifolia isolate original U9 population chromosome 5, ASM4854445v1, whole genome shotgun sequence genomic window:
- the LOC141657382 gene encoding phosphoglucan, water dikinase, chloroplastic isoform X8, translating to MDGVHVVQWRTNYTKLPQLRRRHCCALKTSISLPCKFFKFPFRSTMQRCSVIRGVSAVETREEEELKSKKKGSGKVHLSILLEHQVQFGEGVVIFGSSAGLGSWKKPVSMNWTENGWICNVEMRGGESTEFKFVIAGSDKNLRWESGNNRVLQIPNQGKFSLVCHWDKTTEVLELLPAESGDTQDFGEVVVENGSLVTDATEDESGGTSPFVDQWQGQAATFMHSNEHGNRESDRKWNTDGLAGLTLKLVQDDKNARNWWRKLEVVRELVVESLDNKDRLEALTLSAIYLKWINTGQIPCFEDGGHHRPNRHAEISRLIFRELERISGRKDASPQEMLVIRKIHPSLPSFKAEFTASVPLTRIRDIAHRNDIPHDLKQQIKHTIQNKLHRNAGPEDLVSTEAMLARITKTPGEYSDTFVEQFKIFHQELKDFFNAGSLVEQLDSIKESLNEKGLSALTSFLRLKKNLDDLEGPSDKEADKLLDVMLSLGSLREVLVKGLNSGLRNDAPDSAIAMRQKWRLCEIGLEDYCFVLLSRFLNTLEALGGASWLADTAESLNVASWNQPLDALATGIRQLGLSGWKPVECIACSNELLAWKEKGLSESEDSKTAWALRLKATLDRSRRLTEEYSDSILDIFPQKVQMLGKALGIAENSVRTYTEAEIRAGVIFQVSKLSTLLLKATRRSLASEGWDVIVPGTAQGTIVQVDSITPGSLPSSIQGPVILVVQNADGDEEVTAAGTNIVGIILLQELPHLSHLGVRARQEKVVFVTCDDDDLVDNVKTLDGQFVRIEASSGGVVIQKSSPDKELSASTKNITSGLEASAEKDDMQPSSIEEKRQESPQVIPSKGIIPLTEAEVSTCGAKAAACGRLASLSKASVKAVYNEFGVPASFKAPAGAIIPYGSMESAIEASGSLEAYKSYIAKIEDAQVEDGALDKLCSELQELISSLQLSDDIIESISQVFPSSPRLIVRSSANVEDLAGMSAAGLYESIPNVSPSNPSVFGNAVSRVWASLYTRRAVLSRRAAGVAQKEAQMAVLVQELLSPEISFVLHTLSPTDNNKDVVEAEIAPGLGETLASGTRGTPWRLLAGKFDGIVKTTAFANFSEEMVVSKAGVGDGQVIQLTVDYSKKPLTIDPIYRRQVGQRLCAVGYFLERKFGGPQDVEGCLVGNDVYIVQTRPQPH from the exons ATGGATGGAGTTCATGTAGTTCAATGGCGTACTAATTATACTAAACTTCCTCAATTACGGCGTCGCCATTGTTGTGCGTTGAAGACTTCAATTTCTCTTCCTTGTAAGTTTTTTAAGTTTCCTTTCAGGAGCACGATGCAGCGCTGTTCGGTTATTCGAGGCGTTTCCGCCGTCGAAACCAG GGAAGAGGAGGAGTTAAAGAGCAAAAAGAAAGGGAGTGGAAAGGTGCATCTAAGTATTTTGTTGGAGCATCAAGTGCAATTTGGAGAGGGTGTTGTGATATTTGGGTCCAGCGCAGGGTTGGGATCATGGAAGAAGCCAGTCTCAATGAATTGGACGGAGAATGGATGGATCTGCAATGTGGAGATGAGAGGAGGAGAGTCAACCGAGTTCAAATTTGTAATCGCGGGGAGTGATAAGAACCTAAGATGGGAATCTGGGAACAATCGCGTTCTTCAGATTCCGAACCAAGGGAAATTTTCGTTGGTTTGCCACTGGGATAAAACAACCGAGGTTTTGGAGCTCTTGCCTGCTGAATCAGGTGACACTCAGGACTTTGGTGAGGTTGTGGTCGAAAATGGTTCCCTTGTGACCGATGCTACTGAGGATGAATCGGGTGGGACAAGCCCTTTTGTGGATCAATGGCAGGGACAAGCTGCTACATTCATGCACTCGAATGAGCATGGTAATAGGGAAAGTGACAGAAAGTGGAACACGGATGGTCTTGCAGGTTTGACTTTAAAGTTGGTTCAAGATGACAAAAATGCGAGGAATTGGTGGCGAAAG CTTGAAGTTGTCCGTGAACTGGTGGTTGAAAGTCTTGATAACAAGGATCGGTTGGAAGCCCTTACACTTTCTGCTATCTATCTCAAG TGGATAAACACTGGGCAAATACCCTGCTTTGAAGATGGAGGTCATCATCGGCCAAATAGGCATGCTGAGATCTCTAGGCTCATTTTCCGCGAGCTAGAAAGAATTTCAGGACGGAAAGATGCCTCACCTCAG GAAATGCTTGTTATTCGTAAGATTCATCCCTCCTTGCCGTCCTTTAAAGCTGAATTCACTGCATCTGTTCCTTTAACTCGAATACGAGATATCGCTCATCGCAATGATATCCCTCATGATCTCAAG CAACAAATTAAGCATACTATACAAAACAAGCTCCATCGAAATGCAGGACCAGAGGATTTGGTTTCTACGGAAGCCATGCTAGCAAGAATTACTAAAACTCCTGGAGAATATAGTGATACATTCGTGGAACAATTCAAAATTTTTCATCAAGAACTAAAGGATTTCTTCAATGCTGGAAG TCTTGTTGAACAGCTGGACTCGATCAAAGAGTCACTGAATGAAAAAGGCTTATCTGCTCTTACGTCCTTTTTGCGGCTGAAGAAG AACTTGGATGATCTGGAAGGGCCGTCAGATAAAGAAGCTGATAAGTTGTTGGATGTCATGCTTTCTTTGGGTTCTCTGAGGGAGGTCCTTGTAAAGGGGCTTAACAGTGGCCTTCGAAATGACGCCCCTGATTCAGCAATAGCAATGCGTCAAAAG TGGCGTCTTTGTGAGATTGGCCTTGAGGATTATTGTTTTGTTCTTCTAAGCCG GTTTCTCAATACACTTGAAGCTTTGGGAGGAGCAAGTTGGCTCGCTGATACTGCTGAGTCTTTGAACGTGGCGTCATGGAATCAACCACTTGATGCTCTTGCGACTGGAATTCGTCAGCTGGGACTCTCTGGTTGGAAGCCAGTAGAATGTATCGCCTGTTCAAATGAACTTCTTGCTTGGAAGGAGAAAGGTCTTTCTGAAAGTGAAG ATAGTAAGACAGCTTGGGCTCTAAGGCTTAAAGCTACCCTTGATAGATCGCGGAGGCTAACTGAAGAATATTCTGATTCCATTCTTGACATATTCCCCCAGAAAGTTCAG ATGCTAGGAAAAGCTCTTGGAATTGCGGAGAATAGTGTGAGGACATACACAGAGGCTGAGATTCGTGCTGG CGTAATTTTTCAGGTGTCAAAACTTAGCACACTTCTTCTAAAAGCAACTAGGCGCTCGTTAGCATCTGAAGGTTGGGATGTTATTGTTCCAGGAACTGCACAAGGAACAATTGTTCAG GTTGACAGCATTACCCCTGGCTCACTTCCTTCATCCATTCAAGGACCTGTAATTCTTGTTGTCCAAAATGCTGATGGAGATGAGGAG GTTACAGCTGCAGGAACTAATATAGTTGGTATCATCCTCCTGCAAGAGCTGCCTCATTTATCTCATCTTGGTGTCCGAGCTCGACAA GAGAAGGTTGTCTTTGTTACCTGCGATGATGATGATTTAGTTGATAATGTAAAGACGCTTGACGGACAATTCGTGAG GATTGAAGCATCGTCAGGAGGTGTTGTAATACAGAAATCATCTCCTGATAAAGAACTTTCTGCTTCCACGAAAAACATTACTTCCGGGCTTGAAGCTTCCGCAGAAAAGGACGACATGCAGCCATCTTCGATTGAGGAAAAACGTCAGGAATCACCTCAG GTGATTCCATCCAAAGGCATAATACCACTCACCGAGGCTGAAGTGAGTACTTGTGGAGCAAAGGCTGCTGCTTGTGGACGCTTGGCTTCTCTGTCCAAAGCATCTGTCAAAG CAGTTTACAATGAGTTTGGGGTGCCTGCTTCTTTCAAGGCCCCTGCAGGAGCCATCATCCCATACGGTTCTATGGAATCAGCCATAGAGGCTAGTGGGTCCCTGGAAGCTTATAAATCTTACATAGCAAAAATAGAAGATGCACAAGTTGAAGATGGAGCTCTTGACAAGCTATGTAGTGAGCTTCAAGAGTTAATCTCTTCCCTACAGCTCTCAGATGACATCATTGAGAGCATATCACAAGTGTTTCCCAGCTCCCCTCGTTTAATCGTTCGATCTAGTGCTAATGTCGAGGACTTGGCTGGAATGTCAGCAGCCGGGCTCTATGAATCCATCCCGAATGTCAGCCCATCCAACCCGTCTGTCTTTGGAAATGCAGTAAGCAGGGTATGGGCCTCATTATACACCCGGCGAGCAGTCCTTAGTCGCCGGGCAGCAGGAGTGGCCCAAAAGGAGGCCCAAATGGCGGTCTTGGTCCAAGAACTGCTTTCTCCAGAGATCTCATTTGTACTGCACACCCTTTCCCCAACTGACAATAACAAAGATGTGGTTGAGGCCGAGATTGCTCCTGGTCTTGGGGAAACCCTAGCTTCAGGCACAAGGGGGACTCCATGGCGCCTATTAGCTGGGAAATTTGACGGAATTGTCAAGACGACGGCATTTGCAAATTTCAGTGAGGAGATGGTGGTGAGCAAAGCAGGAGTGGGAGATGGTCAAGTAATTCAGTTGACTGTTGACTACAGCAAGAAACCACTGACAATCGATCCTATTTATAGGAGGCAAGTCGGTCAGAGGCTCTGTGCTGTCGGGTATTTTCTAGAGAGGAAATTCGGAGGTCCCCAGGATGTCGAAGGCTGCTTAGTTGGCAATGACGTTTACATTGTCCAGACTCGCCCTCAGCCTCATTAG
- the LOC141657382 gene encoding phosphoglucan, water dikinase, chloroplastic isoform X3: MDGVHVVQWRTNYTKLPQLRRRHCCALKTSISLPCKFFKFPFRSTMQRCSVIRGVSAVETREEEELKSKKKGSGKVHLSILLEHQVQFGEGVVIFGSSAGLGSWKKPVSMNWTENGWICNVEMRGGESTEFKFVIAGSDKNLRWESGNNRVLQIPNQGKFSLVCHWDKTTEVLELLPAESGDTQDFGEVVVENGSLVTDATEDESGGTSPFVDQWQGQAATFMHSNEHGNRESDRKWNTDGLAGLTLKLVQDDKNARNWWRKLEVVRELVVESLDNKDRLEALTLSAIYLKWINTGQIPCFEDGGHHRPNRHAEISRLIFRELERISGRKDASPQEMLVIRKIHPSLPSFKAEFTASVPLTRIRDIAHRNDIPHDLKQQIKHTIQNKLHRNAGPEDLVSTEAMLARITKTPGEYSDTFVEQFKIFHQELKDFFNAGSLVEQLDSIKESLNEKGLSALTSFLRLKKNLDDLEGPSDKEADKLLDVMLSLGSLREVLVKGLNSGLRNDAPDSAIAMRQKWRLCEIGLEDYCFVLLSRFLNTLEALGGASWLADTAESLNVASWNQPLDALATGIRQLGLSGWKPVECIACSNELLAWKEKGLSESEDSKTAWALRLKATLDRSRRLTEEYSDSILDIFPQKVQMLGKALGIAENSVRTYTEAEIRAGVIFQVSKLSTLLLKATRRSLASEGWDVIVPGTAQGTIVQVDSITPGSLPSSIQGPVILVVQNADGDEEVTAAGTNIVGIILLQELPHLSHLGVRARQEKVVFVTCDDDDLVDNVKTLDGQFVRIEASSGGVVIQKSSPDKELSASTKNITSGLEASAEKDDMQPSSIEEKRQESPQVDPAEGAVPHLNKVIPAVINFVDKMQKLLVQVIPSKGIIPLTEAEVSTCGAKAAACGRLASLSKASVKAVYNEFGVPASFKAPAGAIIPYGSMESAIEASGSLEAYKSYIAKIEDAQVEDGALDKLCSELQELISSLQLSDDIIESISQVFPSSPRLIVRSSANVEDLAGMSAAGLYESIPNVSPSNPSVFGNAVSRVWASLYTRRAVLSRRAAGVAQKEAQMAVLVQELLSPEISFVLHTLSPTDNNKDVVEAEIAPGLGETLASGTRGTPWRLLAGKFDGIVKTTAFANFSEEMVVSKAGVGDGQVIQLTVDYSKKPLTIDPIYRRQVGQRLCAVGYFLERKFGGPQDVEGCLVGNDVYIVQTRPQPH, translated from the exons ATGGATGGAGTTCATGTAGTTCAATGGCGTACTAATTATACTAAACTTCCTCAATTACGGCGTCGCCATTGTTGTGCGTTGAAGACTTCAATTTCTCTTCCTTGTAAGTTTTTTAAGTTTCCTTTCAGGAGCACGATGCAGCGCTGTTCGGTTATTCGAGGCGTTTCCGCCGTCGAAACCAG GGAAGAGGAGGAGTTAAAGAGCAAAAAGAAAGGGAGTGGAAAGGTGCATCTAAGTATTTTGTTGGAGCATCAAGTGCAATTTGGAGAGGGTGTTGTGATATTTGGGTCCAGCGCAGGGTTGGGATCATGGAAGAAGCCAGTCTCAATGAATTGGACGGAGAATGGATGGATCTGCAATGTGGAGATGAGAGGAGGAGAGTCAACCGAGTTCAAATTTGTAATCGCGGGGAGTGATAAGAACCTAAGATGGGAATCTGGGAACAATCGCGTTCTTCAGATTCCGAACCAAGGGAAATTTTCGTTGGTTTGCCACTGGGATAAAACAACCGAGGTTTTGGAGCTCTTGCCTGCTGAATCAGGTGACACTCAGGACTTTGGTGAGGTTGTGGTCGAAAATGGTTCCCTTGTGACCGATGCTACTGAGGATGAATCGGGTGGGACAAGCCCTTTTGTGGATCAATGGCAGGGACAAGCTGCTACATTCATGCACTCGAATGAGCATGGTAATAGGGAAAGTGACAGAAAGTGGAACACGGATGGTCTTGCAGGTTTGACTTTAAAGTTGGTTCAAGATGACAAAAATGCGAGGAATTGGTGGCGAAAG CTTGAAGTTGTCCGTGAACTGGTGGTTGAAAGTCTTGATAACAAGGATCGGTTGGAAGCCCTTACACTTTCTGCTATCTATCTCAAG TGGATAAACACTGGGCAAATACCCTGCTTTGAAGATGGAGGTCATCATCGGCCAAATAGGCATGCTGAGATCTCTAGGCTCATTTTCCGCGAGCTAGAAAGAATTTCAGGACGGAAAGATGCCTCACCTCAG GAAATGCTTGTTATTCGTAAGATTCATCCCTCCTTGCCGTCCTTTAAAGCTGAATTCACTGCATCTGTTCCTTTAACTCGAATACGAGATATCGCTCATCGCAATGATATCCCTCATGATCTCAAG CAACAAATTAAGCATACTATACAAAACAAGCTCCATCGAAATGCAGGACCAGAGGATTTGGTTTCTACGGAAGCCATGCTAGCAAGAATTACTAAAACTCCTGGAGAATATAGTGATACATTCGTGGAACAATTCAAAATTTTTCATCAAGAACTAAAGGATTTCTTCAATGCTGGAAG TCTTGTTGAACAGCTGGACTCGATCAAAGAGTCACTGAATGAAAAAGGCTTATCTGCTCTTACGTCCTTTTTGCGGCTGAAGAAG AACTTGGATGATCTGGAAGGGCCGTCAGATAAAGAAGCTGATAAGTTGTTGGATGTCATGCTTTCTTTGGGTTCTCTGAGGGAGGTCCTTGTAAAGGGGCTTAACAGTGGCCTTCGAAATGACGCCCCTGATTCAGCAATAGCAATGCGTCAAAAG TGGCGTCTTTGTGAGATTGGCCTTGAGGATTATTGTTTTGTTCTTCTAAGCCG GTTTCTCAATACACTTGAAGCTTTGGGAGGAGCAAGTTGGCTCGCTGATACTGCTGAGTCTTTGAACGTGGCGTCATGGAATCAACCACTTGATGCTCTTGCGACTGGAATTCGTCAGCTGGGACTCTCTGGTTGGAAGCCAGTAGAATGTATCGCCTGTTCAAATGAACTTCTTGCTTGGAAGGAGAAAGGTCTTTCTGAAAGTGAAG ATAGTAAGACAGCTTGGGCTCTAAGGCTTAAAGCTACCCTTGATAGATCGCGGAGGCTAACTGAAGAATATTCTGATTCCATTCTTGACATATTCCCCCAGAAAGTTCAG ATGCTAGGAAAAGCTCTTGGAATTGCGGAGAATAGTGTGAGGACATACACAGAGGCTGAGATTCGTGCTGG CGTAATTTTTCAGGTGTCAAAACTTAGCACACTTCTTCTAAAAGCAACTAGGCGCTCGTTAGCATCTGAAGGTTGGGATGTTATTGTTCCAGGAACTGCACAAGGAACAATTGTTCAG GTTGACAGCATTACCCCTGGCTCACTTCCTTCATCCATTCAAGGACCTGTAATTCTTGTTGTCCAAAATGCTGATGGAGATGAGGAG GTTACAGCTGCAGGAACTAATATAGTTGGTATCATCCTCCTGCAAGAGCTGCCTCATTTATCTCATCTTGGTGTCCGAGCTCGACAA GAGAAGGTTGTCTTTGTTACCTGCGATGATGATGATTTAGTTGATAATGTAAAGACGCTTGACGGACAATTCGTGAG GATTGAAGCATCGTCAGGAGGTGTTGTAATACAGAAATCATCTCCTGATAAAGAACTTTCTGCTTCCACGAAAAACATTACTTCCGGGCTTGAAGCTTCCGCAGAAAAGGACGACATGCAGCCATCTTCGATTGAGGAAAAACGTCAGGAATCACCTCAGGTGGACCCTGCAGAAGGCGCAGTGCCACACTTAAACAAG GTGATTCCAGCCGTCATTAATTTTGTTGATAAAATGCAAAAACTTTTGGTTCAGGTGATTCCATCCAAAGGCATAATACCACTCACCGAGGCTGAAGTGAGTACTTGTGGAGCAAAGGCTGCTGCTTGTGGACGCTTGGCTTCTCTGTCCAAAGCATCTGTCAAAG CAGTTTACAATGAGTTTGGGGTGCCTGCTTCTTTCAAGGCCCCTGCAGGAGCCATCATCCCATACGGTTCTATGGAATCAGCCATAGAGGCTAGTGGGTCCCTGGAAGCTTATAAATCTTACATAGCAAAAATAGAAGATGCACAAGTTGAAGATGGAGCTCTTGACAAGCTATGTAGTGAGCTTCAAGAGTTAATCTCTTCCCTACAGCTCTCAGATGACATCATTGAGAGCATATCACAAGTGTTTCCCAGCTCCCCTCGTTTAATCGTTCGATCTAGTGCTAATGTCGAGGACTTGGCTGGAATGTCAGCAGCCGGGCTCTATGAATCCATCCCGAATGTCAGCCCATCCAACCCGTCTGTCTTTGGAAATGCAGTAAGCAGGGTATGGGCCTCATTATACACCCGGCGAGCAGTCCTTAGTCGCCGGGCAGCAGGAGTGGCCCAAAAGGAGGCCCAAATGGCGGTCTTGGTCCAAGAACTGCTTTCTCCAGAGATCTCATTTGTACTGCACACCCTTTCCCCAACTGACAATAACAAAGATGTGGTTGAGGCCGAGATTGCTCCTGGTCTTGGGGAAACCCTAGCTTCAGGCACAAGGGGGACTCCATGGCGCCTATTAGCTGGGAAATTTGACGGAATTGTCAAGACGACGGCATTTGCAAATTTCAGTGAGGAGATGGTGGTGAGCAAAGCAGGAGTGGGAGATGGTCAAGTAATTCAGTTGACTGTTGACTACAGCAAGAAACCACTGACAATCGATCCTATTTATAGGAGGCAAGTCGGTCAGAGGCTCTGTGCTGTCGGGTATTTTCTAGAGAGGAAATTCGGAGGTCCCCAGGATGTCGAAGGCTGCTTAGTTGGCAATGACGTTTACATTGTCCAGACTCGCCCTCAGCCTCATTAG
- the LOC141657382 gene encoding phosphoglucan, water dikinase, chloroplastic isoform X5: protein MDGVHVVQWRTNYTKLPQLRRRHCCALKTSISLPCKFFKFPFRSTMQRCSVIRGVSAVETREEEELKSKKKGSGKVHLSILLEHQVQFGEGVVIFGSSAGLGSWKKPVSMNWTENGWICNVEMRGGESTEFKFVIAGSDKNLRWESGNNRVLQIPNQGKFSLVCHWDKTTEVLELLPAESGDTQDFGEVVVENGSLVTDATEDESGGTSPFVDQWQGQAATFMHSNEHGNRESDRKWNTDGLAGLTLKLVQDDKNARNWWRKLEVVRELVVESLDNKDRLEALTLSAIYLKWINTGQIPCFEDGGHHRPNRHAEISRLIFRELERISGRKDASPQEMLVIRKIHPSLPSFKAEFTASVPLTRIRDIAHRNDIPHDLKQQIKHTIQNKLHRNAGPEDLVSTEAMLARITKTPGEYSDTFVEQFKIFHQELKDFFNAGSLVEQLDSIKESLNEKGLSALTSFLRLKKNLDDLEGPSDKEADKLLDVMLSLGSLREVLVKGLNSGLRNDAPDSAIAMRQKWRLCEIGLEDYCFVLLSRFLNTLEALGGASWLADTAESLNVASWNQPLDALATGIRQLGLSGWKPVECIACSNELLAWKEKGLSESEGSEDSKTAWALRLKATLDRSRRLTEEYSDSILDIFPQKVQMLGKALGIAENSVRTYTEAEIRAGVIFQVSKLSTLLLKATRRSLASEGWDVIVPGTAQGTIVQVDSITPGSLPSSIQGPVILVVQNADGDEEVTAAGTNIVGIILLQELPHLSHLGVRARQEKVVFVTCDDDDLVDNVKTLDGQFVRIEASSGGVVIQKSSPDKELSASTKNITSGLEASAEKDDMQPSSIEEKRQESPQVDPAEGAVPHLNKVIPSKGIIPLTEAEVSTCGAKAAACGRLASLSKASVKVYNEFGVPASFKAPAGAIIPYGSMESAIEASGSLEAYKSYIAKIEDAQVEDGALDKLCSELQELISSLQLSDDIIESISQVFPSSPRLIVRSSANVEDLAGMSAAGLYESIPNVSPSNPSVFGNAVSRVWASLYTRRAVLSRRAAGVAQKEAQMAVLVQELLSPEISFVLHTLSPTDNNKDVVEAEIAPGLGETLASGTRGTPWRLLAGKFDGIVKTTAFANFSEEMVVSKAGVGDGQVIQLTVDYSKKPLTIDPIYRRQVGQRLCAVGYFLERKFGGPQDVEGCLVGNDVYIVQTRPQPH from the exons ATGGATGGAGTTCATGTAGTTCAATGGCGTACTAATTATACTAAACTTCCTCAATTACGGCGTCGCCATTGTTGTGCGTTGAAGACTTCAATTTCTCTTCCTTGTAAGTTTTTTAAGTTTCCTTTCAGGAGCACGATGCAGCGCTGTTCGGTTATTCGAGGCGTTTCCGCCGTCGAAACCAG GGAAGAGGAGGAGTTAAAGAGCAAAAAGAAAGGGAGTGGAAAGGTGCATCTAAGTATTTTGTTGGAGCATCAAGTGCAATTTGGAGAGGGTGTTGTGATATTTGGGTCCAGCGCAGGGTTGGGATCATGGAAGAAGCCAGTCTCAATGAATTGGACGGAGAATGGATGGATCTGCAATGTGGAGATGAGAGGAGGAGAGTCAACCGAGTTCAAATTTGTAATCGCGGGGAGTGATAAGAACCTAAGATGGGAATCTGGGAACAATCGCGTTCTTCAGATTCCGAACCAAGGGAAATTTTCGTTGGTTTGCCACTGGGATAAAACAACCGAGGTTTTGGAGCTCTTGCCTGCTGAATCAGGTGACACTCAGGACTTTGGTGAGGTTGTGGTCGAAAATGGTTCCCTTGTGACCGATGCTACTGAGGATGAATCGGGTGGGACAAGCCCTTTTGTGGATCAATGGCAGGGACAAGCTGCTACATTCATGCACTCGAATGAGCATGGTAATAGGGAAAGTGACAGAAAGTGGAACACGGATGGTCTTGCAGGTTTGACTTTAAAGTTGGTTCAAGATGACAAAAATGCGAGGAATTGGTGGCGAAAG CTTGAAGTTGTCCGTGAACTGGTGGTTGAAAGTCTTGATAACAAGGATCGGTTGGAAGCCCTTACACTTTCTGCTATCTATCTCAAG TGGATAAACACTGGGCAAATACCCTGCTTTGAAGATGGAGGTCATCATCGGCCAAATAGGCATGCTGAGATCTCTAGGCTCATTTTCCGCGAGCTAGAAAGAATTTCAGGACGGAAAGATGCCTCACCTCAG GAAATGCTTGTTATTCGTAAGATTCATCCCTCCTTGCCGTCCTTTAAAGCTGAATTCACTGCATCTGTTCCTTTAACTCGAATACGAGATATCGCTCATCGCAATGATATCCCTCATGATCTCAAG CAACAAATTAAGCATACTATACAAAACAAGCTCCATCGAAATGCAGGACCAGAGGATTTGGTTTCTACGGAAGCCATGCTAGCAAGAATTACTAAAACTCCTGGAGAATATAGTGATACATTCGTGGAACAATTCAAAATTTTTCATCAAGAACTAAAGGATTTCTTCAATGCTGGAAG TCTTGTTGAACAGCTGGACTCGATCAAAGAGTCACTGAATGAAAAAGGCTTATCTGCTCTTACGTCCTTTTTGCGGCTGAAGAAG AACTTGGATGATCTGGAAGGGCCGTCAGATAAAGAAGCTGATAAGTTGTTGGATGTCATGCTTTCTTTGGGTTCTCTGAGGGAGGTCCTTGTAAAGGGGCTTAACAGTGGCCTTCGAAATGACGCCCCTGATTCAGCAATAGCAATGCGTCAAAAG TGGCGTCTTTGTGAGATTGGCCTTGAGGATTATTGTTTTGTTCTTCTAAGCCG GTTTCTCAATACACTTGAAGCTTTGGGAGGAGCAAGTTGGCTCGCTGATACTGCTGAGTCTTTGAACGTGGCGTCATGGAATCAACCACTTGATGCTCTTGCGACTGGAATTCGTCAGCTGGGACTCTCTGGTTGGAAGCCAGTAGAATGTATCGCCTGTTCAAATGAACTTCTTGCTTGGAAGGAGAAAGGTCTTTCTGAAAGTGAAG GAAGTGAAGATAGTAAGACAGCTTGGGCTCTAAGGCTTAAAGCTACCCTTGATAGATCGCGGAGGCTAACTGAAGAATATTCTGATTCCATTCTTGACATATTCCCCCAGAAAGTTCAG ATGCTAGGAAAAGCTCTTGGAATTGCGGAGAATAGTGTGAGGACATACACAGAGGCTGAGATTCGTGCTGG CGTAATTTTTCAGGTGTCAAAACTTAGCACACTTCTTCTAAAAGCAACTAGGCGCTCGTTAGCATCTGAAGGTTGGGATGTTATTGTTCCAGGAACTGCACAAGGAACAATTGTTCAG GTTGACAGCATTACCCCTGGCTCACTTCCTTCATCCATTCAAGGACCTGTAATTCTTGTTGTCCAAAATGCTGATGGAGATGAGGAG GTTACAGCTGCAGGAACTAATATAGTTGGTATCATCCTCCTGCAAGAGCTGCCTCATTTATCTCATCTTGGTGTCCGAGCTCGACAA GAGAAGGTTGTCTTTGTTACCTGCGATGATGATGATTTAGTTGATAATGTAAAGACGCTTGACGGACAATTCGTGAG GATTGAAGCATCGTCAGGAGGTGTTGTAATACAGAAATCATCTCCTGATAAAGAACTTTCTGCTTCCACGAAAAACATTACTTCCGGGCTTGAAGCTTCCGCAGAAAAGGACGACATGCAGCCATCTTCGATTGAGGAAAAACGTCAGGAATCACCTCAGGTGGACCCTGCAGAAGGCGCAGTGCCACACTTAAACAAG GTGATTCCATCCAAAGGCATAATACCACTCACCGAGGCTGAAGTGAGTACTTGTGGAGCAAAGGCTGCTGCTTGTGGACGCTTGGCTTCTCTGTCCAAAGCATCTGTCAAAG TTTACAATGAGTTTGGGGTGCCTGCTTCTTTCAAGGCCCCTGCAGGAGCCATCATCCCATACGGTTCTATGGAATCAGCCATAGAGGCTAGTGGGTCCCTGGAAGCTTATAAATCTTACATAGCAAAAATAGAAGATGCACAAGTTGAAGATGGAGCTCTTGACAAGCTATGTAGTGAGCTTCAAGAGTTAATCTCTTCCCTACAGCTCTCAGATGACATCATTGAGAGCATATCACAAGTGTTTCCCAGCTCCCCTCGTTTAATCGTTCGATCTAGTGCTAATGTCGAGGACTTGGCTGGAATGTCAGCAGCCGGGCTCTATGAATCCATCCCGAATGTCAGCCCATCCAACCCGTCTGTCTTTGGAAATGCAGTAAGCAGGGTATGGGCCTCATTATACACCCGGCGAGCAGTCCTTAGTCGCCGGGCAGCAGGAGTGGCCCAAAAGGAGGCCCAAATGGCGGTCTTGGTCCAAGAACTGCTTTCTCCAGAGATCTCATTTGTACTGCACACCCTTTCCCCAACTGACAATAACAAAGATGTGGTTGAGGCCGAGATTGCTCCTGGTCTTGGGGAAACCCTAGCTTCAGGCACAAGGGGGACTCCATGGCGCCTATTAGCTGGGAAATTTGACGGAATTGTCAAGACGACGGCATTTGCAAATTTCAGTGAGGAGATGGTGGTGAGCAAAGCAGGAGTGGGAGATGGTCAAGTAATTCAGTTGACTGTTGACTACAGCAAGAAACCACTGACAATCGATCCTATTTATAGGAGGCAAGTCGGTCAGAGGCTCTGTGCTGTCGGGTATTTTCTAGAGAGGAAATTCGGAGGTCCCCAGGATGTCGAAGGCTGCTTAGTTGGCAATGACGTTTACATTGTCCAGACTCGCCCTCAGCCTCATTAG